In a genomic window of Methanosarcina horonobensis HB-1 = JCM 15518:
- a CDS encoding type II toxin-antitoxin system HicB family antitoxin yields the protein MQFKIILEEDEDVGGFIASCPGLPGCFSQGDTVEEAIENIKEAIQACLESLAEDELHNPL from the coding sequence ATGCAGTTCAAAATTATCCTTGAGGAAGACGAAGATGTAGGGGGATTTATTGCCAGCTGCCCCGGTTTGCCAGGCTGTTTTTCACAGGGAGATACGGTTGAAGAAGCTATTGAAAATATTAAAGAAGCAATTCAGGCCTGCCTGGAATCCCTCGCAGAAGATGAACTGCATAACCCTCTTTGA
- a CDS encoding nucleotidyltransferase family protein, whose translation MPENRKEAEIYIRKLHEMLPELKEKYHVSYLGIFGSYIRGEQKPGSDLDVLVEFSRTPTIFKFVNLENYLSEALGVKVDLVMKDALKPNIGKHILSEVEAV comes from the coding sequence ATGCCAGAAAATCGAAAAGAAGCTGAAATCTATATTAGGAAACTCCATGAGATGCTCCCTGAGCTTAAAGAAAAGTATCATGTCAGTTACCTGGGTATTTTTGGATCTTACATAAGGGGAGAGCAGAAGCCCGGAAGTGATCTGGATGTACTTGTTGAGTTTTCCAGAACTCCTACTATTTTTAAATTTGTCAACCTTGAGAACTACCTTTCGGAGGCTCTGGGCGTTAAGGTAGACCTGGTTATGAAAGACGCATTGAAGCCAAACATAGGCAAACATATCCTGAGTGAAGTTGAAGCTGTCTGA
- a CDS encoding HepT-like ribonuclease domain-containing protein encodes MKLSEEGSKIREVKDCIRDIYDAMEAAEEFVSDWTFEEFTEDRKTQFAVIRALEIIGEATKNIPYEVREKYPFVPWKDLAGIRDKLIHAYFGVNLKVVWLSVKEGIPEAKPDIKRILDEM; translated from the coding sequence TTGAAGCTGTCTGAAGAGGGATCGAAAATTCGTGAAGTAAAAGATTGTATTCGGGATATTTATGACGCAATGGAAGCAGCAGAGGAATTTGTCAGCGACTGGACATTTGAAGAGTTTACCGAAGATCGCAAAACACAGTTTGCAGTAATCAGAGCTCTAGAAATCATTGGCGAAGCAACAAAGAATATCCCATATGAAGTGCGTGAAAAATATCCTTTTGTTCCGTGGAAAGATCTGGCAGGGATACGGGACAAGTTAATCCACGCTTACTTTGGAGTTAATCTGAAAGTAGTTTGGTTATCTGTTAAAGAGGGTATTCCCGAAGCAAAACCAGATATCAAACGCATACTGGATGAAATGTGA
- a CDS encoding HesB/IscA family protein gives MIEITDRAAAELKSLFDKEEIEQPAIRIYITESSADVHYGLALADDINEFDVITENNGIKIVMAPKVAAGFPDGSIDFKADSAGKTFIIQNAFTGNCDSCEECYICDAE, from the coding sequence ATGATAGAAATAACAGACAGAGCTGCTGCAGAGCTTAAATCTTTATTCGACAAAGAAGAGATCGAGCAACCAGCGATACGGATCTATATAACTGAGTCAAGTGCAGATGTTCACTACGGATTAGCACTTGCTGATGACATAAATGAATTTGATGTAATCACGGAGAATAATGGTATCAAGATCGTCATGGCACCAAAAGTAGCGGCTGGCTTTCCTGATGGCAGCATTGATTTCAAAGCTGATAGCGCGGGTAAAACTTTTATAATACAAAATGCGTTCACTGGCAACTGTGACAGCTGCGAAGAATGTTACATATGCGATGCAGAGTAA
- a CDS encoding type II toxin-antitoxin system HicB family antitoxin: MHRFLVVIEKAKNNYSAYSPDLPGCVATGSTREEAEKNIYEAIEMHVQGLLEDNLPIPESESFAEYVAIAEKSSTSSEVV; this comes from the coding sequence ATGCACCGTTTCCTCGTTGTAATCGAAAAAGCAAAAAACAACTATTCGGCATATTCACCTGACCTCCCAGGCTGTGTAGCTACCGGCTCCACGCGAGAGGAGGCAGAAAAAAACATCTATGAAGCTATTGAGATGCACGTACAGGGACTGCTTGAGGACAATTTACCTATTCCGGAATCAGAATCCTTTGCCGAATATGTGGCTATTGCTGAAAAATCATCTACCAGTTCTGAAGTTGTATAA
- a CDS encoding class I SAM-dependent methyltransferase, with product MSEIDWDSPEGAERYDRNCDHQFQKGHVLIEMMGIKIGDFVLDVGCGTGRQALNVAGIIGPAGKLTGIDPSSYRIELARKKFDGDSSGNVRFLVGQAEDLRDVPDNSINHAYFCSSFHWVDDKKTALNEIYRVLRPGGMVGMTTIDRDSPNTKKALADPILAKYGIERHHEWHRGMKKVTSQELHDLLSEAGFTGISIEPRAVPRKYNSPEEFLQHLEEKDSPEGVLKDIPDEVREKIRQEITEEFRKAQTPESTGFGNITLFAIATKAKEEM from the coding sequence ATGAGCGAAATTGACTGGGACTCTCCCGAAGGGGCCGAAAGGTATGACCGGAACTGTGATCATCAGTTCCAGAAAGGACATGTACTGATAGAAATGATGGGAATAAAGATAGGGGATTTCGTGCTTGACGTTGGCTGCGGAACCGGGCGGCAGGCCCTGAACGTCGCCGGAATTATTGGGCCGGCTGGCAAGCTCACGGGGATCGATCCTTCTTCATATCGCATTGAACTTGCACGAAAAAAGTTTGACGGAGATTCCTCAGGCAATGTCCGTTTTCTGGTAGGACAGGCTGAGGATCTAAGAGACGTACCGGATAACTCGATAAACCATGCATATTTCTGCTCCTCATTCCACTGGGTTGATGATAAGAAAACCGCCCTTAATGAAATATATCGGGTGCTCAGGCCAGGGGGCATGGTTGGCATGACAACAATTGACAGAGACAGCCCCAACACGAAGAAGGCACTTGCAGACCCCATTCTCGCAAAATATGGCATCGAAAGGCACCATGAATGGCACAGGGGCATGAAAAAAGTAACTTCACAGGAACTCCATGATCTGCTTTCAGAAGCCGGCTTTACCGGCATCTCAATAGAGCCAAGGGCAGTCCCACGGAAGTATAATTCACCAGAAGAGTTTTTGCAGCACTTGGAAGAGAAGGACAGCCCCGAAGGAGTGTTGAAGGACATTCCCGACGAGGTCAGGGAAAAGATCAGACAGGAAATTACCGAAGAATTCAGGAAAGCCCAGACCCCGGAAAGCACAGGTTTTGGGAATATTACGCTGTTTGCAATCGCAACAAAAGCGAAAGAAGAGATGTGA
- a CDS encoding toxin-antitoxin system TumE family protein has translation MKRWDNSPHWKDLKTFSYHVHQGNDMEPKESPEVFIEDVLREVEKLLSLEM, from the coding sequence ATAAAACGCTGGGACAATTCTCCTCACTGGAAGGACCTTAAAACTTTTTCATATCATGTTCATCAGGGAAATGATATGGAGCCAAAAGAGTCTCCCGAAGTCTTTATAGAAGATGTCCTTCGTGAAGTGGAGAAACTGTTGAGTTTAGAAATGTGA
- a CDS encoding type II toxin-antitoxin system HicB family antitoxin, with translation MHRFLVVIEKAKNNYSAYSPDLPGCGATGSTREEVEKNIYEAIEMHVQGLIEDNLSIPESESFAEYVVIAEKLSTSSELV, from the coding sequence ATGCACCGTTTCCTCGTTGTAATCGAAAAAGCAAAAAACAACTATTCAGCATATTCTCCTGACCTTCCAGGATGTGGGGCCACAGGTTCTACTCGTGAAGAAGTAGAGAAAAATATCTATGAAGCTATTGAGATGCACGTACAGGGACTGATAGAGGACAATTTATCTATTCCGGAATCAGAATCCTTTGCCGAATATGTGGTTATTGCTGAAAAACTCTCTACCAGTTCTGAACTTGTATAA
- a CDS encoding site-specific DNA-methyltransferase, whose protein sequence is MKILPKKSNPFLRLNTICPYYTMFPLDFPFRVLRKANSKEKVLDPFCGRGTSNFAARLRGMESVGIDTNPVACAIASAKLVHTTPEKIIELCKMILKSKKKPEDTPIGEFWDLCYHPSTLHQVCKLREYFLDRCESNEEVALRAIVLGTMHGPRNKKTPSYLSNQMPRTYASKPNYSIKFWEKNHLVPLEINILDIIIRKAHYSFSHLPPSTGGEIFKADCSYPLNDCSVYEFNWVITSPPYYQMKTYVQDQWLRNWFLGGNPEIDYSVKGQLSHSSQETFVGELGKVWKNVADVCAPEAKLVIRFGALPSSPVNPTELLRASLEKSNCGWKVLTVKYAGSIPKGKRQADQFSKNVGEIQREIDLYAVLR, encoded by the coding sequence TTGAAAATTCTTCCTAAAAAAAGTAATCCATTTTTGAGACTTAATACTATTTGTCCATATTACACTATGTTTCCACTTGATTTCCCCTTTAGAGTCTTAAGGAAAGCAAATTCGAAAGAAAAAGTTTTGGATCCCTTTTGTGGAAGGGGAACAAGTAATTTTGCAGCTCGCTTAAGAGGAATGGAATCAGTTGGGATTGATACAAACCCTGTTGCATGTGCTATTGCATCTGCAAAACTTGTACACACAACCCCTGAGAAAATTATTGAACTATGCAAGATGATACTGAAAAGTAAAAAGAAACCAGAAGATACCCCGATTGGAGAATTTTGGGATCTTTGCTACCATCCTTCTACATTGCATCAAGTTTGTAAATTGCGAGAATATTTTTTAGATAGATGTGAAAGCAATGAAGAAGTTGCATTGAGAGCTATCGTCCTCGGAACAATGCATGGACCGAGGAATAAAAAAACTCCTTCTTACTTATCAAATCAAATGCCAAGGACCTATGCATCAAAACCCAATTATTCTATAAAATTCTGGGAAAAGAACCATCTAGTTCCTCTCGAAATAAATATTTTAGATATTATAATTAGAAAAGCACATTATTCGTTCTCACACTTACCACCCTCTACAGGTGGAGAGATTTTTAAAGCCGATTGTAGCTATCCTTTAAATGACTGTTCTGTATACGAATTTAATTGGGTAATTACTTCTCCTCCTTATTATCAGATGAAAACGTACGTTCAAGACCAATGGTTAAGGAATTGGTTCTTAGGAGGAAATCCTGAAATTGATTACTCTGTCAAAGGGCAATTATCTCACTCATCTCAGGAGACATTTGTGGGAGAATTAGGGAAAGTATGGAAAAATGTAGCTGATGTCTGTGCCCCAGAAGCTAAACTCGTAATACGTTTTGGAGCCTTACCTAGTTCTCCAGTAAATCCAACGGAACTATTGAGGGCATCGTTAGAAAAATCGAATTGTGGTTGGAAAGTATTAACCGTTAAATATGCCGGCAGTATACCAAAAGGAAAAAGACAAGCAGATCAGTTTTCAAAAAACGTAGGAGAGATACAAAGAGAGATTGATTTATACGCAGTTTTAAGGTGA
- a CDS encoding type II toxin-antitoxin system HicA family toxin: MKVREVIKLLEADGWYLVATKGSYRQYKHPTKPGRVTIAGHSGDDLAPGTLNSILKQAQLKMED; the protein is encoded by the coding sequence ATGAAAGTACGTGAGGTCATAAAACTTCTTGAAGCCGATGGTTGGTATCTGGTTGCAACAAAAGGTAGCTACCGGCAATATAAGCACCCTACTAAACCAGGCAGGGTAACAATTGCAGGGCATAGTGGAGATGATCTTGCTCCAGGAACATTGAACAGCATATTAAAACAAGCTCAATTAAAAATGGAGGATTAA
- a CDS encoding ATP-binding protein yields the protein MEFHAEIILPYRNEFQSIPMHGQFLLIQLESENEAVLGRITSLSSEGRLASSPGEDYGLRAVADDRPIPEDLRQQYLKYRVDVRVLGVIRIIDEKIIFAPSHRRLPHVGSKVAFLSNEIIKEIAGHNLEGVEIGYFALGEFIYSGRDNRLAPLPWMRIQNPAVIPRFPVQNLVSRRTFVFARAGFGKSNLNKLLFSNLYKETPVIEKRGGKTAPVGTIIFDPDGEYYWPDDKNRPGLCDVPELEDKIVVFTKKTGPSPFYNSFVASDIRFDIRRFKASDVVSIALAPEKQEQQNVRKLRGLSSDKWAKLVDLIHKDENYADGDEVKKLLGLDNNQDVEMNAARANMTSIVRMLHDPGSLMWDMLLNSLKEGKLCIIDVSQLRGEPALILSGLILQRIFEYNQDQFTRADPKTIPTIAVVEEAQSVLGNTKSFAPYVSWVKEGRKYDLGAVLITQQPGSISNEILSQGDNWFTFHLISAGDLQALKKANAHFSDDILSSLLNEPIVGNGVFWSSAGGTSYPIPIRVMSFEQLYEVQDPEYNLPEAETFARILKNEFSRYAEISENTSRVENSQVDSNCEEKEEDVEEDYFNAYVTDAIKKLKNDVELISKIEKRGMTWRGIVNELEKRLPDFIDPEEKNSIAYSNVKNALDILFGSEKWDTEKRPSKSGSGQTLWVFIKNK from the coding sequence ATGGAATTTCATGCCGAAATTATTCTGCCTTACCGTAACGAATTCCAAAGTATTCCCATGCACGGACAGTTTCTTTTAATTCAACTTGAGTCTGAAAATGAAGCTGTTTTGGGCAGGATTACTTCTCTTTCATCTGAAGGTAGATTAGCTTCGAGTCCTGGAGAAGACTATGGTTTAAGAGCAGTTGCTGATGATCGACCCATACCAGAAGATTTACGTCAGCAATATCTCAAATATCGTGTAGATGTTCGTGTACTTGGTGTAATCAGGATTATTGATGAAAAAATTATCTTTGCACCATCTCACCGAAGACTTCCACATGTAGGAAGCAAGGTTGCTTTTCTATCCAATGAAATCATAAAAGAGATCGCAGGCCATAATTTAGAAGGAGTTGAAATTGGGTATTTTGCACTTGGAGAGTTTATTTACTCCGGTAGAGATAATCGTCTTGCCCCTCTGCCCTGGATGCGAATACAAAACCCAGCAGTTATCCCTCGTTTTCCGGTACAAAATTTAGTTTCAAGAAGAACTTTCGTGTTTGCTAGAGCTGGTTTTGGCAAATCAAACCTTAATAAACTTTTATTTAGCAATTTATATAAGGAAACTCCAGTAATTGAAAAAAGAGGTGGCAAAACGGCCCCTGTAGGTACAATTATTTTTGATCCCGATGGCGAATATTATTGGCCTGATGACAAAAATAGACCTGGATTATGTGATGTTCCAGAACTTGAAGACAAAATTGTAGTATTCACAAAGAAGACAGGACCTAGCCCCTTTTATAATTCATTTGTCGCATCTGACATTCGATTTGATATACGCAGATTTAAAGCAAGTGATGTAGTTTCGATTGCTTTGGCTCCTGAAAAACAGGAACAACAAAATGTCAGAAAATTAAGAGGTCTAAGCAGTGATAAGTGGGCAAAATTGGTTGACTTGATACATAAAGACGAGAATTATGCTGATGGTGATGAAGTAAAGAAACTGTTAGGCTTAGATAACAATCAAGATGTAGAGATGAATGCTGCTCGAGCTAATATGACTTCCATAGTTAGAATGTTACATGATCCTGGAAGTTTAATGTGGGATATGCTGCTCAACAGTTTAAAAGAAGGAAAACTATGCATAATTGATGTTTCTCAATTAAGAGGAGAACCAGCCTTAATTCTTTCAGGTCTCATCTTACAAAGAATTTTTGAATATAATCAGGACCAATTCACAAGAGCGGATCCTAAGACTATCCCCACAATAGCTGTAGTTGAAGAGGCGCAGTCTGTTCTTGGAAACACAAAAAGCTTTGCTCCATATGTTAGCTGGGTTAAAGAAGGAAGAAAGTATGATTTAGGGGCAGTTCTGATAACTCAACAACCTGGAAGTATATCAAATGAGATTTTGAGTCAGGGTGACAATTGGTTTACTTTCCATCTGATTTCCGCAGGAGATCTTCAGGCACTCAAGAAAGCAAATGCCCATTTTAGTGACGACATACTAAGTTCCCTATTAAATGAGCCCATTGTTGGTAACGGTGTTTTTTGGAGCAGTGCTGGTGGGACAAGCTATCCGATTCCAATACGTGTAATGTCATTTGAACAATTATATGAAGTACAAGATCCTGAATATAACTTACCTGAAGCAGAAACATTTGCTAGGATATTGAAGAACGAATTTAGTAGATACGCTGAAATCTCGGAAAACACTTCTCGTGTAGAAAATAGTCAAGTTGATAGTAATTGCGAAGAAAAAGAGGAAGATGTAGAAGAAGATTATTTTAATGCGTATGTTACCGATGCAATTAAAAAATTAAAAAATGATGTGGAATTGATAAGTAAGATAGAAAAAAGAGGAATGACATGGAGAGGCATAGTTAATGAGTTGGAGAAAAGGCTTCCAGATTTTATTGATCCGGAAGAAAAAAATTCAATAGCTTATAGCAATGTAAAAAATGCCCTCGATATACTTTTTGGCTCTGAGAAGTGGGATACTGAAAAACGACCTAGTAAATCTGGAAGTGGTCAGACACTTTGGGTGTTTATAAAAAACAAGTGA
- a CDS encoding ATP-binding protein, whose amino-acid sequence MKQLMKMWNPWWTEGKVPASKKRISRPETLETILKLLDIREVICITGVRRCGKSTVMYQAIDHLIGKGVKPENILYFNLDEPFEDKSIGLLDRIFGEYIEIHVPKGRKYIFLDEIQNIKDWEQWVKKFYDLYGEEIKFVLTGSNSSMLSDQLSTLLTGRMITQHVFPLSFKEYLDFEGFELKDPDIQRNEILHYFNKYLFKGGFPEVVLEDDMDINHLRLTEYFNSILLRDIVVGRNIRESAKLIELANYSLSNVSTLLSYSKISNATGLSVNSLKEYLLYLEQAYLIYQLNFFSYSVKDSISIKMPKKVYCIDNGLRNSAAFTFSADEGRLAENLAFVELKRRKVEFFYWKEKREVDFVVKGIDGALTGINCTCTDHIRQGEINALLEFKEHFGEKVSGLILLTKNLEKKENDISYVPLWKWVLGTR is encoded by the coding sequence ATGAAACAGCTCATGAAAATGTGGAACCCCTGGTGGACAGAAGGAAAAGTCCCTGCTTCTAAAAAAAGGATCTCACGCCCTGAAACCCTTGAAACAATCCTGAAGCTTCTGGATATCAGGGAGGTTATCTGCATTACCGGGGTCAGGCGATGTGGTAAGTCAACTGTGATGTACCAGGCAATAGACCACCTTATAGGAAAGGGTGTGAAACCTGAAAATATACTCTACTTCAACCTCGATGAACCTTTTGAAGACAAAAGCATAGGACTGCTCGACAGAATATTTGGGGAATACATAGAGATCCATGTGCCAAAAGGGAGAAAATATATCTTCCTTGATGAAATCCAGAATATAAAAGATTGGGAACAGTGGGTCAAAAAGTTCTATGACCTTTATGGGGAAGAAATCAAGTTTGTACTTACGGGTTCGAACAGCAGCATGCTTTCTGACCAGCTCTCTACCCTTTTGACCGGGAGGATGATCACACAACACGTGTTTCCCCTTTCGTTTAAAGAGTATCTGGATTTTGAGGGTTTTGAATTAAAAGATCCTGACATTCAGAGAAACGAAATTCTGCACTATTTTAACAAATATCTCTTCAAAGGAGGTTTTCCCGAAGTTGTCCTTGAAGATGATATGGATATCAATCACCTCCGGTTAACCGAGTACTTCAACAGCATCCTCCTTCGGGACATAGTGGTGGGTCGGAATATCCGGGAAAGCGCAAAACTGATCGAACTTGCGAATTATTCCCTATCAAATGTCTCCACTCTCCTGAGTTATTCAAAAATCTCGAATGCCACCGGGCTCTCAGTCAACAGCTTGAAAGAATACCTGCTTTATCTAGAACAGGCCTACCTGATATACCAGTTGAACTTTTTTTCATACTCAGTCAAAGATTCAATCTCAATCAAAATGCCCAAAAAGGTCTACTGCATTGATAATGGGCTTCGAAATTCAGCGGCATTCACCTTTTCTGCTGATGAAGGAAGGCTTGCAGAGAACCTGGCTTTTGTAGAGTTGAAGCGGAGAAAAGTAGAATTCTTTTACTGGAAAGAAAAAAGAGAAGTAGATTTTGTCGTCAAAGGCATAGATGGAGCGCTCACAGGTATAAACTGCACTTGTACAGATCATATAAGACAGGGAGAAATCAATGCTCTTCTGGAATTCAAGGAACATTTTGGGGAGAAAGTTTCCGGCTTAATCTTGCTTACGAAGAATCTCGAAAAAAAGGAAAATGATATCAGTTATGTTCCTCTCTGGAAATGGGTTCTTGGAACCAGATGA
- a CDS encoding PKD domain-containing protein, whose translation MNKEKLCSMILTSTILVLFILTSISAAVQEIQLTQNGSRASTPAIYGDKVVWADFVNDSGIIHLYNLTTSEDIQLESFHGSRPAIYGDKIVWRDYQICGNNENYNLSVYDISTAEKFQITKNVSEDSIPAIYEDKIVWHNSRNGVDDIYMYNLSTSTEYQITSNRVALHPAIYADRIVWTDYRNGNPNICMYNLSASKETQITDSEYPQLYPSIYGDTIVWAGDRGGRRYSLNSDIYMYNVSTSKITQITNSESASRPKIYKENIIWMDSRNGSWNIYMYNISTQEEFQVSRGESGQMWPAIYDDRIVWKDNRNAKDGHSDVYTCMASAVFKSPVANFSVAPDLGFSPLSVQFTDFSKNAILRSWDFNNDGVPESTEKNPVYVYTNPGNYLVNLTVSDINTTDSKLFTVLVFAEQLLDDQLVLTETQISTSGKATYDSPSIYDDKVVWIDHTGDYSGNDKYDICLYNTSTKRETRIHTTNGLVYGLEIYKDRIVWYEARNGQSDIYMYNISTSKETQITTCGTTSHPAIYEDRIVWADNRDEEGTSDIYMYNLSTSEESKIINDTSAVELDIYGDKIVWLNYTSVSYSNGFSNIYMYDLSTSKKIQITTSGSAGYPVAIYDDRIVWEDDGYEKRQIYVYNISDSTEIKITPDNLSQQRPDIYGDRIVWQDQRNGNPDIFMYNLSTQKEIQITTSRLIQDCPVIYGDRILWYDSRKYGSDIYMCTISLKEPRIPVANFSTNFTNGCAPLSVQFTDLSENATEWKWDFGDNTYSADRNPVHTIKLETIPSV comes from the coding sequence ATGAACAAAGAAAAGCTATGTTCAATGATTTTAACTTCAACAATTTTGGTTTTATTTATCTTAACTTCAATATCAGCTGCTGTACAGGAAATTCAGCTTACGCAAAACGGTTCACGAGCATCTACTCCTGCTATTTATGGGGATAAAGTCGTATGGGCAGATTTTGTTAATGATTCAGGGATAATTCACCTGTATAATTTGACCACCTCAGAAGATATCCAGCTTGAGTCATTCCATGGGAGCCGGCCTGCAATCTACGGCGATAAAATTGTATGGCGAGATTATCAAATCTGTGGAAACAATGAGAATTACAATCTTTCTGTTTACGATATTTCAACAGCTGAGAAATTTCAGATTACCAAAAATGTATCTGAAGACAGCATTCCTGCTATTTACGAAGATAAGATTGTATGGCATAATTCTCGAAATGGAGTCGATGACATCTACATGTATAATCTGTCCACATCTACCGAATATCAGATCACATCCAATAGAGTAGCACTTCATCCCGCCATTTATGCTGATAGAATAGTATGGACAGACTATCGCAATGGAAACCCCAATATTTGTATGTATAATTTATCTGCTTCAAAAGAGACTCAGATTACCGACAGCGAATATCCGCAGTTATATCCCTCGATATACGGTGACACTATTGTATGGGCGGGTGACCGTGGTGGACGGCGTTACAGTCTAAATTCAGACATTTACATGTATAATGTCTCAACTTCAAAAATAACTCAAATTACAAATAGTGAATCCGCATCTCGACCTAAAATATATAAAGAGAACATAATATGGATGGATAGCCGCAATGGCAGCTGGAATATTTACATGTACAATATTTCCACACAGGAAGAATTTCAGGTATCCAGAGGTGAATCAGGTCAAATGTGGCCTGCTATTTATGATGATAGGATAGTGTGGAAGGATAATCGTAACGCAAAGGATGGACATTCTGATGTTTACACCTGTATGGCTTCGGCAGTATTCAAATCTCCCGTCGCAAACTTTTCTGTGGCCCCAGATTTGGGATTTTCCCCTCTGTCTGTACAGTTCACAGATTTCTCAAAAAATGCGATATTAAGATCATGGGACTTCAATAATGACGGAGTACCTGAATCTACAGAAAAAAATCCTGTTTACGTATACACCAATCCTGGAAACTATCTTGTTAATCTGACAGTAAGCGATATAAATACTACCGATTCAAAACTATTTACAGTCTTAGTATTTGCTGAACAACTTTTAGATGATCAACTCGTCCTAACAGAAACTCAAATTAGCACCAGTGGAAAAGCTACGTACGATTCTCCTTCAATCTACGATGACAAAGTAGTATGGATTGATCATACCGGAGATTATAGTGGGAATGATAAGTATGACATCTGTCTGTACAATACTTCAACTAAAAGAGAGACTCGGATACACACTACTAACGGATTAGTGTATGGACTTGAGATTTACAAGGACAGGATTGTCTGGTATGAAGCTCGCAATGGCCAGTCCGATATTTACATGTATAATATCTCTACTTCCAAGGAAACTCAAATTACCACCTGCGGAACCACATCCCATCCTGCTATTTATGAGGACAGGATAGTGTGGGCAGATAATCGTGATGAAGAAGGAACGTCCGATATTTACATGTATAACCTTTCTACTTCCGAAGAAAGTAAAATTATTAACGATACATCAGCTGTGGAGCTTGATATCTATGGTGACAAGATAGTGTGGCTGAACTATACCAGTGTATCCTATAGCAATGGATTCTCCAATATTTATATGTACGATCTCTCTACTTCCAAAAAAATTCAGATAACTACCAGCGGGTCAGCAGGATATCCTGTTGCTATCTATGATGATAGGATAGTGTGGGAGGATGATGGCTATGAAAAAAGGCAGATCTATGTGTATAATATCTCCGATTCCACGGAAATCAAGATAACTCCTGATAACTTAAGTCAACAGCGCCCTGATATCTACGGTGATAGGATAGTCTGGCAGGATCAACGAAATGGGAACCCTGATATTTTCATGTATAATCTCTCCACCCAGAAAGAAATTCAGATCACCACCAGTAGATTAATTCAGGATTGTCCTGTAATATACGGGGACAGAATATTGTGGTATGATAGTAGAAAGTATGGCAGTGACATTTACATGTGTACTATTTCATTGAAGGAACCGAGAATACCTGTTGCAAATTTCAGCACCAATTTTACAAATGGCTGTGCTCCTCTTTCTGTACAATTTACAGATTTATCAGAAAATGCAACAGAATGGAAATGGGATTTTGGAGACAATACATACTCAGCAGACAGAAATCCTGTACATACAATAAAGCTGGAGACTATACCGTCAGTTTAA
- a CDS encoding type II toxin-antitoxin system HicB family antitoxin — protein sequence MRSKIILEEDEEVGGFIASCPGLPGCFSQGDTVDEAIENIKEALQACLESLLEDELHTTF from the coding sequence GTGCGGTCCAAAATTATCCTTGAGGAAGACGAAGAAGTTGGGGGATTTATTGCCAGCTGCCCTGGCTTGCCGGGCTGTTTTTCACAGGGAGATACGGTAGATGAAGCTATCGAAAACATTAAAGAAGCACTTCAGGCTTGCCTGGAATCCCTCTTAGAAGATGAACTGCATACTACTTTCTGA